The Cellulomonas shaoxiangyii sequence CGGCACGACGGCGCGCACCGCCAGGGGGCGCGGGTCGGCGCTGACGGCCGGCGCGGCGCCGGCGGCTGCGATGCTCACAGCTCCTCCTCCTTGACGGTCGCGCGCACGTAGTAGGCCGAGATCGCGAGCATGATGACCGTGAAGACGACGGCGATGGCGCTGGCCGTGCCGTAGTGGCCCTGCGCCATGCCCATCTCGTAGATGTAGACGCCGAGCGTGTTCGTCTCGGACTTCACGCCCCCGATGCCCTGCAGCACGAAGATCTGCGTGAACACCTTCAGGTCCCAGATCATCGACAGCACGATGAGGACCGTGTAGACCGGCTTCACGTACGGCACCTGGATGCGGAAGAAGCGCTTCGCCGCGTTCGCGCCGTCGATCTGGGCGGCCTCGACGACCTCGTGCGGGATCTGCGTGAACCCCGCGTAGAGCGTGAAGGCCACGAACGGGATCGCGCCCCAGACGATGACGAGCGTCGCGACGGCGAAGAACTGCAGCGGCTCGATGAGCCAGGAGTGCCCCATCCAGCTGGTCCCCGTCACGGACGTGAGCAGGTGGTTCACGACGCCGTACTGCGTGTCGAACATCCAGCCCCACACGAGCATCGCCGCGAGCGGCGGCATGGCCCACGCGAGCAGCAGCCCGACGGACAGCACGAGCCGCATCACGCGCCCGAGCCTCATGAGCAGCAGGGCGACGAGCGTGCCGAGCGTGATGGTGAGGACGACGCACACGACCATCAGCGCGAAGCTGCGCACCGTGACGGTCCAGAACCTCGGATCCGTCAGCGTGTCGGTGTAGTTCTGCAGCCCCACCCACTCGGCCGGCACGCCCATCAGCTGGGCGCGCTCGTACTCCTGGAACGACAGCCACAGCATCCGCACGAGCGGCCAGCCGGTCACGACGACGAGGGCGGCCAGGCTCGGGGCGAGCAGCAGCCACGGCAGCAGCCGGGCCGGGGTGATCGCGCGCGAGGCGCGGGGGGCGGGCGCCGCCGAGGGCGGCGCGGCCTGGAGCGAGGTGGAGCTCATGGGGGTCCTTCCCGCGCCGCGCCGGGTCCCGCCCCGCCCTGGGGGCGGGACCCGGCGCGTGCGATCAGCCGTTGAGGATGGACTCGATCGTGGAGTCGAGCTCCTCGGCGACCGTCGGGACGTCCTCACCCTGGGCGATCCGCACGAGCGCGTCCTGCATGACCTTCTGCGCCTCGACGTCGCCCCACTTGGGCGTGGCCGGCGTGAGCCGCGCGTTCGCCGCGGCAGCGGCCGCGGCCGCGGTGATCTCGTCGTCCGGCAGCGCGTCGGCGAGCGAGACCTTCGCCGGGATCAGGCCGTTCTCGGCGAGGATCGTCTGGTACTCGTCGGAGAGCATGATCGCCAGCGCCTCCGTGGCGAGGTCGGGGTTCGCCGACTTCGCCGCGACGGCGATGTTCGAGCCGCCGGCGAACACCGTCGCCGCTCCGCCGTCCTTGCCGGGCAGCGGGAAGGCGTGCAGGTCGGCGCCGTAGGTCTCGGGGCAGCCCGGGACCTCCGCGTCGGCCTCCGCGAGGATCGACCACTTGATCCAGCTCGGTGCCGAGAGGAAGGTCGTGGCGCCCTCGCAGAAGGGCACCTGCAGGTTCGTCTCGTCGCCGTCCTTGGGGGCGTTGGACGCGTTCTGGAACAGGTCCTGGACCTGCTGGAGGCCCGCGACGCCGCCCTCCGAGGAGAACCCGGCCTCCCACTGGTCGCCCTCCTGCTCGGCGATGAAGCCGCCGTTCTCCCAGACGAACGGGAGCATGTTGTACCAGTCCTGGCCCGGGAACCACACGCCGGAGTGGCCGTCGGTGCGGGCCTGCGTCGCGGTGGCGACGTACTCGTCGAGCGTCGTGGGGACCGGTGCGCCGCCGAGGATCTGCTCGCTGTAGAACACGACGCGCGAGCCGGCGTAGTACGGCGCGGCGTAGAACGTGTCCTCCCAGGTGCCCGACTCCACGAAGCCCGGCAGCAGGTCGTCGCCGCCGAGGTCCTCGGCGACGTCGTCGAGCGGCGCGAAGTAGCCGGCCGACGTGAACGTGGGCGCCTGCGTGTTGCCCACCTCGACGACGTCGGGGCTGTCGGAGCCCGACAGCGACGTCGTCAGCTTGTCGACGAGGCCGGTCCAGGACTGCTCCTGGATCACCAGGGTCGAGCCCGGGTTCTCCTCCTCGAACGTCTCCTTCAGGTAGTCGCGGGCGTCCTGCGGCGTGTCCGACCCGACGAGCCAGACGCGGATCTCGGCCCCCTCCGAGCCCCCGCCCTCTGCGTCGGTGGAGCCACCGGCCGAACCGGACGAGCACGCCGTCAGCGTGAGCGCCGCCGCGAAGCCGGCGGCCGCGAAACGTAGGATCTTCACGTTGGGGTTCCTCCCATGAGCGAGGCGGTCGTCACACCGACGACGCCGGGGGTAGCTGCCGACCTGGTGACGGTCGGCTCGGGGTCGTCACGTGACCCCGGGCCGGCCCGTCGCCCGGGACCGTCACGTGATCCCGAGCTGACCGGAGAGCACGAGCACCGCGGCGCCCGCGAGCGCCGCGTCCTCGTCGAGAGCCGCCATCCGCAGTGCGAGCTCGTGCCCGATGACGGGCATGGTGCGGGCGCGGACGGTGGCCAGCGCCGCCTCCCGCAGAGGTCCGTCGAGCAGCTCCGGCGGGCCGGAGAGCAGGACCTCGGCGAGGTTGAGCGCACTGGCGACGGGTGCCAGGGCGCGCCCCAGCATCCGTCCGACCGACGCCAGCGCGGCGTCGGAGTCCTCGGGGGTGAGACCGGCGACGCGGCGGCGCAGGGCCGGCGCGCTCAGCACGGTCTCGAGGCAGCCGCGGCGGCCGCACGCGCACTCCTGCGCGTCCTCGCCGGGCGTCGTCTCGTCCACGACGGTGACGTGCCCGATCTCCCCCGCGGCGTGGCCGCGGCCGCGCACGAGCGAGCCGTCGACCAGCAGCCCGGCGCCGACGCCCTGGCCCACCGTGACGATCATCGTGCTGGCGTCCGCACCGCCGTACGTGAACTCGCCGAGGGCGCGGGTGTTCGCGTCGTTGGCGACGTGCACGGGCACGCCGAGGCCGGCGGTCAGCCGGGCGGCGAGCGGCACGTCGAACCAGCCGCGGTTGGGCGCCTCGAGCACGGTGCCCGTGTCGTCGATGACGCCGGGCGAGGAGATGCCGACGCCGATCACGGGGCACGTGGCGCCCTCGAGGAGCCGGCGGCACACGTCCTCGACCAGGTCGACGGCCGCCGCACCGGTGGTGCCGCCGCTCGGCTCGTGGATCCGGGTGACGACCCCGGCGTCGAGCGTCATGACGGCGCCGTGCACGGTCTCGTCGTCCGTGAGGTCGACCGTGACGACGTGGTGGTCGGCGGACCGCAGGCCCACGAGCGTGGCGGGCTTGCCGACGCGCGCCTCCGAGCGCACGCCGAGCTCGGCCACGAGGCCCTCCCCCAGCAGCGCGGCCACGAGGTCGGAGACGGTGACCCGGGTGAGCCCCGTGCTGCGCGCGATGTCGGCGCGGGACGAGGGGCCCTCGTGGAACAGGTGGCCGAGGACGAGCGACCGGTTGTGCGCACGGGCGTGCTCCGGGAGCACCTTCACGGTGGGCCGCAGGCCGCGCCGCACGGGGTTGGTCGCGGGGCCGCCGGCCGACCGCGTCGTCGTCGTCACGGTGATTAGTAGACCTTCCTTACAAAAGGCCGGTCAAGACGGTCCCGTGACCGTGATCACATCGTGACCGCCGGTTCACGGGCCCGTAGCACGCGCGCCCCGGCGTCCCCGGCCCGTCGCGCGACGACCGCCCCGGCGGTCGGCTCAGCCCGCGGCGGGCGCGCCGCGCAGCGCGGCGAGCCACCCGCGCGCGCCGCGGTGCTCGACGGACAGGGTGGCGCAGCGCACCCCCTCGGCCAGCGCGGGGAGCGGCGCGGCACCGCGGACCAGGGCCGCCGCCATGGCGCCGTGCAGCACGTCCCCGGCGCCCACCGTGTCGACGACCGCCCCCGGCACGAGCCGAGCGGGACGCACGACCGAGCGCCGCACGCCGTCCCCTCCCGCCAGGATCGACCGCACGCGCACCGGGCCGGGGCCGGCCGAGCGCGCGACGAACCCCGGTCCGTACGCCGCGACCGCGTCGAGCAGCGCGTCGACGTCCTCGTCGGGCACGCGTGCGCCGCCGTGGGCCGGCTGCCCCACCTCGGCCGGCAGCGCGAAGTCCGCCGACAGCACGGCGAGGTCGACGTGGGCGAGCAGCGCCGCCGTGCCGGGCTTCCAGCTGCCGCCGTCGAGGAGCACGGGCACACCGGCCGCGCGGGCGGCCGCCGCGACCGCGGTGGCCACGCCGGCGAGGTGCCCGTCGACCAGCACGACCGCGGCGCCGTCGAGCAGCGCGTCGACCGGCCCGGCCGGCACGACCCCGCCCGCCCGCGTCCCGTTCACCGACGCGACCGCGCGCGCCCCCGTGGCACGCGTCACGAGGACCGTGGAGACGGGCAGCACGTCCGGCCGGCCGGCCGCGACGTCGACGACGTCCACGCCCGCGGCCGCCAGCCCGGCGCGCGCGACGTCCGCCAGCGGCCCGGTGCCGAGCGCGGTGACGAGCCGGGTGGGCACACCCAGCGCGACGGCGACGGCGGCCGCGTTCGCCGCCGGACCGCCGAACGTCACCTCAAGGTCGCTGGCGACCACCTTCTCGTCCGGGCCGGGGACGGCCTCGACGGTCTGCTGGACGTCCAGCGTCGTCAGGCCGCAGCACACGAGCGCGCCGCTCCCCCGCGCCGTCCGCACCGTCACCCCTCGATCGTCGCAGCGGTCCGGGCCCGGCGCACACCCGCGGCACGTCCCCGCTCCCCCGAGCGGGCCCGTCCGCCGCACCTACCCGCCGCCGCACCTACCGCCGGCGCACCTACCGCCGACGCACCACGGCGGCCCGCGCCCGCGGCCGGTCGACGACCGCCCACGTCGTCGCACCGAGCACCGCGGCGGCCAGCAGGACCGCCGTCCACGGCCCGAGCGCGTCGGCCGCCACGTGGGACAGCACGAACGCGGCCACGGCGACGAGCAGCACCGCCGCGGCGGCACCCCACCCGACGCGGCGGACCGCGCGCCAGGCGCACCACGCGCCGCCGGCCAGCAGCACCGCACCGCCGAGGGCCCGCACGCCGGTGCCCTGGGCGAGGGCGAAGGCGAGCAGGAGGGTCACGGTGGCGACCGGCCAGACGGGGAGGCGGCTCATGCCGCCACTGTAGGCAGCACCGTGCGCGGCTCCGGGCGGCCGGAGTCCCGTGCGGGCGCCGCCCCACCGGCCCTACGGTGGACCGTGGTCGGCACCGCCCGCGTCACGCGGCGCGGGCCGCGACCGCCGCAGGCCAGCACCCATCGCGCACCCGGAGGCCCACGTGCCCACGCCGCCCATCGACCCGACGACCACCAGCGCCTGGCAGGGCCTCTCGGAGCACGGGAGCGCGTTCCGGCCGGACCTGCGCGGCTGGTTCGCCGCCGACCCCGGCCGCGCGGGCCGCCTGACGTTCGGGCTCGGGGACCTGACCGTCGACCTGTCGAAGAACCTCGTCACCGACGAGACCCTGGCGCTGCTCGTCCGGCTGGGCGAGGAGGTGCAGCTGACCGACCGGTTCGCCGCGATGCTCGCCGGTGAGCACATCAACGTCACCGAGGACCGCGCCGTGCTGCACACGGCCCTGCGCCGCCCCGCCGACGCCGAGCCCCCGCTCGTGGTGGACGGCCAGCACGTCGACGACGACGTGCAGCAGGTGCTCGGGGAGGTCTTCGCGTTCGCGGAGCAGGTGCGCTCGGGCGAGTGGACGGGTGTGACCGGCGAGCGCGTGCGCACCGTGGTCAACATCGGCATCGGCGGCTCGGACCTCGGGCCGGTCATGGTGTACGAGGCGCTCGAGCCGTACGTCGCGGACGACCTCGAGGTGCGGTTCGTCTCCAACATCGACCCGACCGACATCGCGCAGAAGACGTCGGACCTCGACCCGGCGACCACGCTGTTCATCGTCGCGTCGAAGACGTTCACCACCCTGGAGACGCTCACCAACGCGCGGCTCGCGCGGCAGTGGCTGTGGGACCGCCTGGCCGCCGACGGGCACCTCGAGGACTCCGACGAGGCTCGGCGCGACGCCGTGGCGAAGCACTTCGTCGCCGTGTCCACCGCCCTGGACAAGGTCGCGGACTTCGGCATCGACCCGGACAACGCGTTCGGCTTCTGGGACTGGGTCGGGGGGCGCTACTCCGTCGACTCGGCCATCGGCACGTCGCTCGCGATCGCCGTCGGCCCGGACGCCTTCGGCGACCTCCTCGAGGGCTTCCACGCCGTCGACGAGCACGCGCGCACCACCCCGCTCGAGCGGAACGTGCCGTTCCTCATGGGGCTGCTCAACGTCTGGTACGTCAACTTCCTCGGCGCGCACACGCACGCCGTGCTGCCCTACGCGCAGCAGCTGCACCGCTTCCCCGCGTACCTGCAGCAGCTCACGATGGAGTCGAACGGCAAGTCCGTCCGCTGGGACGGCACGCCGGTGACGACGCAGACGGGCGAGGTCTTCTGGGGCGAGCCCGGCACGAACGGGCAGCACGCGTTCTACCAGCTCATCCACCAGGGCACGCGCCTGATCCCGGCCGACTTCATCGCGGTCGCGAACCCGGCGTACCCGCTGCACGACGCCGGGACCGACGTGCACGCCCTCTTCCTCGCGAACTTCTTCGCGCAGACCAAGGCGCTCGCGTTCGGCAGGACCGCCGACGAGGTGCGCGCGGAGGGCACGGCCGAGGAGATCGTCCCCGCGCGCGTGTTCCCGGGGAACCGCCCGACCACGTCGGTCCTCGCCCCGGCGCTCACCCCGTCGGTGGTCGGCCAGCTCATCGCGCTGTACGAGCACATCACCTTCGCGCAGGGCATCGTCTGGGGCATCGACTCGTTCGACCAGTGGGGCGTCGAGCTCGGCAAGAAGCTCGCGACGGAGATCGCACCCGCGGTGCAGGGCGACGCGGCCGCACTCGACGCGCAGGACCCGTCGACGCGCGCGCTCATCGCCCGCTACCTCGAGCTGCGCGCCTGACGCGGGCCCGACCGGATGCGCCGACGGCGCCGACCCCCGCGGGGGCGGCGCCGTCGGCGTACCGGGCCGGAGGTAGTCAGGCCGGAGGTAGTCAGGCCGGAGGTGGTCAGGCCGTGAACCGCTCCGCGCGCTCGACGACGCGGCCCACGCCGGCCTCGGCATCCCACCTGTAGACCGTCCGGCCCTCGATGAGCACGTGCTCGACGCGCGCGTGCACGTCCAGCGGGTCGGCGGACCACACGACGACGTCGCCGTCGCGGCCCGGCTCCAGCGCGCCCACGCGGCCCTCGAGGCCGAAGAACGAGGCGGGGTTGACCGTGAGGGCCTCGAGCGCGGTCTGCGGCGGCAGCCCCTCCTTGACGGCGAGCGTCGCCTGGTGGACGAGGAAGTTGATCGGCACGACCGGGTGGTCGGTCGTGATGGCCACGCGCACGCCGGCGGCCGCGAGCGCGGCGAGGTTGCCGATCGCGCGGTCGCGCAGCTCCACCTTGGAGCGGCTCGTGAACATCGGGCCGAAGATCACGGGCACGTCGCGCTCCGCGAGCACGTCGGCGAGCTTGTGGCCCTCGGTGCCGTGGTTGATGACGAGCCGGTACCCGAACTCGTCGGCCAGGCGCAGGGCGGTCGCGATGTCGTCGTGCCGGTGGGTGTGCTGGTCCCAGACCAGCTCGCCGTCGAGGACGCGGACGAGCGTCTCGAGCGCCAGGTCGGGGGCGAACGGCTCGCCCTTGGTCGCGGCGGCGGCGCGGGCGGCCGCGTAGTGGCGGGCCTTGGCGAACGCCTCGCGGATGACCAGCGCGGTGCCGAGGCGCGTGGACGGCAGCTGCTTGCGCTCGCCGTAGACCCGCTTCGGGTTCTCCCCCAGCGCCGACTTCACCGACACCGACGCGGCGATGACCTGCTCGTCGACCGTGCGCCCACCCCACGTCTTCATCGCCACCGACTGGCCGCCGATCGGGTTGCCCGAGCCCGGCTTGACGACGACCGACGTGATTCCGCCGGACAGCGCGTCGCGGAAGCCCTCGTCCTCGACGTTGACGGCGTCGATCGCGCGCACGGCCGCCGCGTTGGGCACGGTCATCTCGTTCGTGTCGTTGCCCGCGACGCCCTCGCCCTCCTCGTGCAGGCCGACGTGCCCGTGCGCCTCGACGAAGCCGGGCAGCACCCACCGGCCCGTCGCGTCGACGACGCGTGCGCCGGCCGGCACGACGACGTCCGCACCGACGGCCGTGATGCGGCCGTCCTCGACCAGCACGGTCCCGCCCTCGACGGGCGGGCCGACGACGGGCACCACGTACCCGCCGGTGATCGCGACGACGGACGGACGGACGGTGGTCCCAGAGGTCATGGGCACCACCGTACGGCCGTGCGCGGGGCGCGCCCGGCGCTGCTCAGGACGCCCGCCTCAGGACGCCGGCGTCGCGACGCACCGCACGCGGGGCGTCCCCGGCGACCCCGTGCCCTGGTACCCGAGCTCGGTCGTGCCACCGGCGGCGAGCCGCCCGTTCCACGCGGCGTTCGTGAACCCGCCGCCGGTGGAGGTCGAGCTCCACGCGTGCGCGACCGTGGGCGCGGGACCGCCGACGAACTCCACGCGCCAGCCGGACACGGCGGCCGACCCCGCCTCGACGCGCACGGTCGCGACCCAGCCGCCGGGCCACGCGCTGGTCACGGTGTGCGTGGCGTGGCAGCCGTCGTCGGTGGTCGGCGGGACCGTCCAGGACGGGGTGGGGGTCGGGGTCGGTGTGGGCGTCGGGGTCGGTGTGGGCGTCGGGGTCGGGGTCGCCGTGGGCGCCGGGCCCTGCCCGCCGACGATCTTGAGCGCGCGCACGACCGCCGGGAACCAGGCGGCCGCCATCCGCGCGAAGCCGCCGGCGTGCGGGTGCACGCCGTCGTCCGTGTCGCGCGCGGGGTCCCAGCCGGTCCACTGGTCGACGACCAGCACGGGCGAGCGGTCGGTCGACGTGGCGGCGGCCCAGCCGGGCACCTGCGCGTTGAGCGCCCGCGTGCGCTCGGGGCACTCGGCGCACGTGGGCGGCGCGACGGGGATGATCTGCGCGACGACGAGCACCACCTCGGGGTCGACGGCGCGCGCCTGGCGCACGAGGGTCGTCCACGCGTCGAGCACCTGCGCCGGTGTCCGCGCGCTCCACACGTCGTTGGTCGCGAAGTGCAGCAGGACGACCTGGGGCCGCGCCGCGGCGAACCACCCCGCCGCCTGCCCGGACGCGGCGACGTCCGTCACCAGGGCCCCGCCGTGGCCCTCGTTGTCGCCGTCGTGCGCGATGCCGCAGCCCTGGGCCGGCAGGGACCCGACCATGTCGACGGCGTGACCGGCGGCGGTGAGGTCGCGGTGCAGCATCGCGCGCCAGCAGCCGGGGTTCCCGGTGATCGAGTCGCCCAGCGCCATGACGCGCACGGGTGGCGACGAGGCCGCCGCGGGCCGCGGCGCGGCCGTGCCCGGCACGGCGGCGAGCGCGCACGCGGCGAGCGCCGCGGCGAGGGCGCAGAGGACGGCGAGGACGCGGCGCAGCGGGTGGGTCGGCATGCGGACGGCTCCTTCGGCGCGGGCGGCCCGCGCTCCGGCACGGGCGGGCCCGGCACGGCGGCCGGGCGCCAGCAGCCTCCCGTGGCGGCGGCACCCGGTGGCACCGTCGAAGCGTTTCACCGACGCGACCCCCTGCCACCCGCCGTGCGGGCCGGGTGCGCGCGGCCGGCGCGTCCTCCGGGGCCGGCGCGTGGCAGGCTGGCGGTCCGGCAGCGGGAGGGAGACGACCATGGCCGAGCCGCTCGGACGCGTGCGCGTCGACGCCTGGACGTGGGCGGTGCGCCTGTTCCCGACCCGGTCCGCGGCCGCCGCCGCGTGCCGCGCGGGGCACGTGCGCGTCAACGGGGAGCGCGCCAAGCCCGCGACGCAGGTCGTGCCCGGCGACGAGGTGCTGGTCCGGGGTGGCGAGCGCGAGCGCCTCGTCGTGGTGCAGCGGATGCTCGTCAAGCGGGTCTCCGCGGAGGTCGCGCAGGCGTCCTACCTGGACCGCTCCCCGGCGCCCGTCCCGCGCGAGCGGGTCGCCGTCGCGGCGGCGCGCGACCGCGGCGCCGGGCGGCCCACCAAGCGCGACCGGCGCGAGATCGACCGCCTCCGCGGGCGCTGACCGGCCCGGCGCCCGCGCCCTGCGCCCCGACGGCGGCTCAGCGCCGCGCGCCCTGCGGGGTCGACGCGGCCAGGTGGTCCATCCACGCGCGCACGCCGGTCTGGTCGAGCAGCTCCTCGACGGGCCGGCTCAGGGCCTCGACGTGCACGGGCAGGCCCCGCTCGGCCGCGTCGCGCACGAGCCGCACGACGACGGACA is a genomic window containing:
- a CDS encoding extracellular solute-binding protein; translated protein: MKILRFAAAGFAAALTLTACSSGSAGGSTDAEGGGSEGAEIRVWLVGSDTPQDARDYLKETFEEENPGSTLVIQEQSWTGLVDKLTTSLSGSDSPDVVEVGNTQAPTFTSAGYFAPLDDVAEDLGGDDLLPGFVESGTWEDTFYAAPYYAGSRVVFYSEQILGGAPVPTTLDEYVATATQARTDGHSGVWFPGQDWYNMLPFVWENGGFIAEQEGDQWEAGFSSEGGVAGLQQVQDLFQNASNAPKDGDETNLQVPFCEGATTFLSAPSWIKWSILAEADAEVPGCPETYGADLHAFPLPGKDGGAATVFAGGSNIAVAAKSANPDLATEALAIMLSDEYQTILAENGLIPAKVSLADALPDDEITAAAAAAAANARLTPATPKWGDVEAQKVMQDALVRIAQGEDVPTVAEELDSTIESILNG
- a CDS encoding GDSL-type esterase/lipase family protein, translating into MPTHPLRRVLAVLCALAAALAACALAAVPGTAAPRPAAASSPPVRVMALGDSITGNPGCWRAMLHRDLTAAGHAVDMVGSLPAQGCGIAHDGDNEGHGGALVTDVAASGQAAGWFAAARPQVVLLHFATNDVWSARTPAQVLDAWTTLVRQARAVDPEVVLVVAQIIPVAPPTCAECPERTRALNAQVPGWAAATSTDRSPVLVVDQWTGWDPARDTDDGVHPHAGGFARMAAAWFPAVVRALKIVGGQGPAPTATPTPTPTPTPTPTPTPTPTPSWTVPPTTDDGCHATHTVTSAWPGGWVATVRVEAGSAAVSGWRVEFVGGPAPTVAHAWSSTSTGGGFTNAAWNGRLAAGGTTELGYQGTGSPGTPRVRCVATPAS
- a CDS encoding amidohydrolase, translated to MTSGTTVRPSVVAITGGYVVPVVGPPVEGGTVLVEDGRITAVGADVVVPAGARVVDATGRWVLPGFVEAHGHVGLHEEGEGVAGNDTNEMTVPNAAAVRAIDAVNVEDEGFRDALSGGITSVVVKPGSGNPIGGQSVAMKTWGGRTVDEQVIAASVSVKSALGENPKRVYGERKQLPSTRLGTALVIREAFAKARHYAAARAAAATKGEPFAPDLALETLVRVLDGELVWDQHTHRHDDIATALRLADEFGYRLVINHGTEGHKLADVLAERDVPVIFGPMFTSRSKVELRDRAIGNLAALAAAGVRVAITTDHPVVPINFLVHQATLAVKEGLPPQTALEALTVNPASFFGLEGRVGALEPGRDGDVVVWSADPLDVHARVEHVLIEGRTVYRWDAEAGVGRVVERAERFTA
- a CDS encoding carbohydrate ABC transporter permease, with translation MSSTSLQAAPPSAAPAPRASRAITPARLLPWLLLAPSLAALVVVTGWPLVRMLWLSFQEYERAQLMGVPAEWVGLQNYTDTLTDPRFWTVTVRSFALMVVCVVLTITLGTLVALLLMRLGRVMRLVLSVGLLLAWAMPPLAAMLVWGWMFDTQYGVVNHLLTSVTGTSWMGHSWLIEPLQFFAVATLVIVWGAIPFVAFTLYAGFTQIPHEVVEAAQIDGANAAKRFFRIQVPYVKPVYTVLIVLSMIWDLKVFTQIFVLQGIGGVKSETNTLGVYIYEMGMAQGHYGTASAIAVVFTVIMLAISAYYVRATVKEEEL
- a CDS encoding ROK family transcriptional regulator; the encoded protein is MTTTTRSAGGPATNPVRRGLRPTVKVLPEHARAHNRSLVLGHLFHEGPSSRADIARSTGLTRVTVSDLVAALLGEGLVAELGVRSEARVGKPATLVGLRSADHHVVTVDLTDDETVHGAVMTLDAGVVTRIHEPSGGTTGAAAVDLVEDVCRRLLEGATCPVIGVGISSPGVIDDTGTVLEAPNRGWFDVPLAARLTAGLGVPVHVANDANTRALGEFTYGGADASTMIVTVGQGVGAGLLVDGSLVRGRGHAAGEIGHVTVVDETTPGEDAQECACGRRGCLETVLSAPALRRRVAGLTPEDSDAALASVGRMLGRALAPVASALNLAEVLLSGPPELLDGPLREAALATVRARTMPVIGHELALRMAALDEDAALAGAAVLVLSGQLGIT
- a CDS encoding PfkB family carbohydrate kinase, with the translated sequence MTVRTARGSGALVCCGLTTLDVQQTVEAVPGPDEKVVASDLEVTFGGPAANAAAVAVALGVPTRLVTALGTGPLADVARAGLAAAGVDVVDVAAGRPDVLPVSTVLVTRATGARAVASVNGTRAGGVVPAGPVDALLDGAAVVLVDGHLAGVATAVAAAARAAGVPVLLDGGSWKPGTAALLAHVDLAVLSADFALPAEVGQPAHGGARVPDEDVDALLDAVAAYGPGFVARSAGPGPVRVRSILAGGDGVRRSVVRPARLVPGAVVDTVGAGDVLHGAMAAALVRGAAPLPALAEGVRCATLSVEHRGARGWLAALRGAPAAG
- the pgi gene encoding glucose-6-phosphate isomerase, with translation MPTPPIDPTTTSAWQGLSEHGSAFRPDLRGWFAADPGRAGRLTFGLGDLTVDLSKNLVTDETLALLVRLGEEVQLTDRFAAMLAGEHINVTEDRAVLHTALRRPADAEPPLVVDGQHVDDDVQQVLGEVFAFAEQVRSGEWTGVTGERVRTVVNIGIGGSDLGPVMVYEALEPYVADDLEVRFVSNIDPTDIAQKTSDLDPATTLFIVASKTFTTLETLTNARLARQWLWDRLAADGHLEDSDEARRDAVAKHFVAVSTALDKVADFGIDPDNAFGFWDWVGGRYSVDSAIGTSLAIAVGPDAFGDLLEGFHAVDEHARTTPLERNVPFLMGLLNVWYVNFLGAHTHAVLPYAQQLHRFPAYLQQLTMESNGKSVRWDGTPVTTQTGEVFWGEPGTNGQHAFYQLIHQGTRLIPADFIAVANPAYPLHDAGTDVHALFLANFFAQTKALAFGRTADEVRAEGTAEEIVPARVFPGNRPTTSVLAPALTPSVVGQLIALYEHITFAQGIVWGIDSFDQWGVELGKKLATEIAPAVQGDAAALDAQDPSTRALIARYLELRA
- a CDS encoding RNA-binding S4 domain-containing protein translates to MAEPLGRVRVDAWTWAVRLFPTRSAAAAACRAGHVRVNGERAKPATQVVPGDEVLVRGGERERLVVVQRMLVKRVSAEVAQASYLDRSPAPVPRERVAVAAARDRGAGRPTKRDRREIDRLRGR